From the genome of Aphelocoma coerulescens isolate FSJ_1873_10779 chromosome 26, UR_Acoe_1.0, whole genome shotgun sequence, one region includes:
- the LOC138098920 gene encoding polymeric immunoglobulin receptor-like produces the protein MELRALLLLPLCFPALQGQTPEAERRREGDTLNVECPYEAQTQYWYTKYWCLERNRRCQELARIDQYGEQSKDRRVKMKDDSTSRTVSVTMTDLQSEDSGTYSCTCYTTGHVLKKISLNVFKELLRWELDTLLVQCPTGYGVAWCRRGQTDCTLLERNPYSRHRQDRARIEYSTQQGTLTVTKRKLQTWDTGVYWCALGPGHTWIREVVLSVFKRTQQLTAEESGNITVRCHYKIVDYRAVNKAWCKKEEEEMCKVLVTTSSEPPGGQSTAREGSVRIQDDTQQGIVTITMEQLQVQDSGVYWCALQDSSGLSRMEEVTLSVSKALPSGGFPDTENKGQGTLLGNSPEPSCDGNAFLILSVVLLILLILALITSIILCVRYSKLLGRTGIRETEDTSDGAEGTAQPGSTGRRESSEDDSKGPAYINMDMQSHPSPEDPIYSNVEPSQAHRNPQNVEYAIIAFNQAPRNGRE, from the exons ATGGAGCTGAGAGCCCTGTTGCTGCTGCCACTCTGCTTCCCAG CTCTCCAGGGCCAAACCCCTGAAGCTGAGAGACGACGAGAAGGGGACACTCTGAATGTCGAGTGTCCTTATGAAGCACAGACTCAATACTGGTACACAAAATACTGGTGCCTTGAGAGAAACAGAAGATGTCAAGAATTAGCGCGGATAGACCAATACGGGGAACAATCCAAGGATAGGAGAGTTAAAATGAAGGATGACAGCACTAGTAGGACTGTGTCTGTCACCATGACTGACCTCCAGTCAGAGGACTCAGGCACATATTCCTGTACTTGCTATACCACTGGACATGTACTAAAGAAAATCTCACTGAATGTTTTCAAGG agctgctcaggtGGGAGTTGGACACCCTGTTAGTGCAGTGCCCGACCGGCTATGGCGTGGCCTGGTGCCGCAGAGGGCAGACAGACTGCACCCTCCTGGAGAGAAATCCATATTCAAGACACCGACAAGACAGAGCACGGATCGAGTACAGCACTCAGCAAGGCACTCTCACCGTCACCAAGAGGAAGCTGCAGACCTGGGACactggtgtgtactggtgtGCACTGGGCCCTGGTCACACCTGGATAAGAGAGGTCGTGCTCTCTGTGTTTAAGA GGACCCAGCAGCTCACAGCTGAGGAGTCGGGCAACATCACTGTCCGGTGTCACTACAAGATCGTAGACTACAGGGCTGTCAACAAAGCCTGGTGcaaaaaggaagaggaggaaatgtGTAAAGTGCTGGTCACCACCAGCTCAGAGCCCCCAGGGGGGCAGAGCACGGCTCGGGAAGGCAGTGTCAGGATCCAGGATGACACCCAGCAGGGCATTGTCACCATCAccatggagcagctgcaggtgcaGGACTCGGGCGTGTACTGGTGCGCGCTCCAGGACAGCTCCGGTCTGTCCCGCATGGAGGAGGTCACGCTCAGCGTTTCCAAGG CGTTGCCTTCAGGAGGATTTCCAGACACTGAAAACAAAGGTCAAGGAACTCTTTTGGGCAACAGCCCAGAACCCAG ctGTGATGGGAATGCCTTCCTCATCCTGTCCGTGGTGCTGCTCATCCTGCTCATCCTGGCCCTCATCACCTCCATAATTCTGTGTGTCAGGTACTCCAAGCTCCTGGGGAGAACAG gtatcagagaaacagaggaCACCAGTGATGGAGCAGAGGGCACAGCACAG CCTGGCAGCACTGGAAGGAGGGAAAGTTCTGAGGATGACAGCAAAGGGCCAGCATACATCAACATGGACATGcagtcccatcccagccccgAGGATCCGATTTACAGCAATGTGGAACCAAGTCAGGCCcacaggaacccccaaaatgtGGAATACGCCATCATCGCCTTCAACCAGGCCCCAAGGAACGGCAGGGAATGA